The following proteins are co-located in the Syntrophorhabdaceae bacterium genome:
- a CDS encoding aspartate 1-decarboxylase, translating to MMKSKIHRATVTDSNLDYEGSITIDSQLMDKANIIPYERVEIYNVTSGERFATYAIRGDKDSGVICINGAAAHKAKKGDIIIIATYASLEEQELESFKPKKVYVDGANKIKTQLLQAVN from the coding sequence ATGATGAAATCAAAGATCCACAGGGCGACGGTCACCGACAGCAACCTTGATTACGAGGGAAGCATCACCATCGACTCCCAGCTCATGGATAAAGCGAACATCATCCCTTACGAACGGGTCGAGATCTACAACGTGACATCAGGCGAGCGGTTCGCCACTTACGCCATACGGGGCGACAAGGATTCGGGCGTTATCTGCATCAACGGCGCCGCGGCCCACAAGGCCAAAAAGGGCGACATCATCATAATCGCCACTTACGCCAGTCTTGAGGAACAGGAATTGGAGTCCTTCAAGCCGAAGAAGGTTTACGTGGATGGCGCGAACAAGATAAAGACACAGCTGTTGCAAGCAGTGAACTGA
- the panC gene encoding pantoate--beta-alanine ligase, with protein sequence MKIIRTVSEMQGTSDELRKDRRIAFVPTMGYLHEGHLALVREARKLADVVVASIFVNPIQFGPTEDLSRYPRDFDRDAALLEKEGTDIIFFPDDGEMYKEGFTTYVEVKKLEEHLCGKTRVGHFTGVATVVSKLFNIVKPHYAVFGQKDYQQLMVIERMVRDLNMDVAIVPYPTVRESDGLAMSSRNTYLSDTERDRARLISASLRKAEEMVRSGERNTDTIKKAVDDILHQEDGIDVEYIDICDTGTLEDVPAVAGKAVLAVACRIGKTRLIDNTILTEA encoded by the coding sequence ATGAAAATAATCCGAACCGTCTCCGAAATGCAGGGCACCTCCGACGAACTGAGGAAGGACAGGCGTATCGCCTTTGTGCCCACCATGGGCTACCTGCACGAGGGTCACCTCGCTCTTGTCAGGGAGGCCCGCAAACTCGCCGATGTCGTCGTAGCGAGCATATTCGTGAACCCTATCCAGTTCGGGCCCACCGAGGACCTCTCCCGGTACCCCCGCGATTTCGACCGCGACGCGGCCCTCCTCGAGAAAGAAGGCACGGATATCATCTTCTTTCCCGATGACGGCGAGATGTATAAAGAGGGCTTTACCACCTACGTCGAGGTCAAGAAGCTCGAGGAGCATCTCTGCGGGAAAACCAGGGTCGGGCACTTTACCGGGGTGGCCACCGTGGTGTCAAAGCTCTTCAATATAGTCAAACCTCACTATGCCGTTTTTGGTCAGAAGGATTACCAGCAGTTGATGGTCATCGAACGCATGGTCCGGGACCTCAACATGGATGTCGCGATAGTCCCCTATCCCACAGTCCGTGAATCCGACGGTTTGGCGATGAGCTCACGGAACACCTATCTCAGCGATACGGAAAGGGACAGGGCCCGCCTTATCAGTGCATCATTGAGAAAAGCTGAGGAAATGGTACGGTCCGGCGAGCGGAACACCGATACGATTAAAAAAGCCGTTGATGATATCCTTCACCAGGAAGATGGCATTGACGTCGAATATATTGACATATGTGATACCGGGACGCTGGAGGATGTCCCGGCTGTCGCAGGAAAGGCTGTCCTCGCCGTGGCGTGCCGCATAGGCAAGACGAGGCTGATCGATAACACGATATTAACGGAGGCATGA